A genomic segment from Nocardiopsis sp. Huas11 encodes:
- a CDS encoding tautomerase family protein encodes MPFANLKVPADTLTPESKKKLQDAVTDAFADVYGERARSTTLVILEEVADGGWSLGGTILDEAVLGRS; translated from the coding sequence ATGCCGTTCGCCAACCTCAAAGTGCCCGCCGACACCCTCACACCGGAATCGAAGAAGAAGCTCCAGGACGCCGTCACCGACGCGTTCGCCGACGTGTACGGCGAACGGGCGCGGTCGACCACGCTCGTGATCCTCGAAGAGGTCGCCGACGGCGGTTGGAGCCTGGGAGGGACCATCCTCGACGAGGCCGTCCTCGGCCGCAGCTGA